A DNA window from Patescibacteria group bacterium contains the following coding sequences:
- a CDS encoding NUDIX domain-containing protein: MVKKTHKIPDTVVPASKWIPEPLFQTIQKLIPVACVDLIILRKTKGVVETLLIKRKIYPEENKWCLIGGRILKGERTKDTIRRQAGNELGVSVKIIPPWSETMPFAVYNDPVADKQKHFVALNFPVIITKGTIRENGPEFSEAQWFPLHKLPKTIGFHHHQVLKDFIKTRLPYSIKII, from the coding sequence ATGGTGAAGAAAACCCACAAAATACCTGATACAGTTGTTCCTGCCTCAAAATGGATACCAGAACCTTTATTCCAAACGATCCAAAAGTTGATTCCTGTCGCCTGCGTTGATTTGATCATCTTGAGAAAAACCAAAGGGGTCGTTGAAACGCTTCTCATTAAGAGAAAAATTTACCCGGAAGAAAACAAGTGGTGCCTTATTGGCGGCCGCATATTGAAGGGTGAGCGAACTAAAGATACTATCCGGCGCCAAGCCGGAAATGAGCTTGGAGTGTCAGTAAAAATAATTCCGCCGTGGAGCGAGACCATGCCTTTCGCCGTCTATAACGATCCTGTTGCCGATAAGCAGAAGCATTTCGTTGCTCTTAACTTCCCGGTTATCATTACTAAAGGTACTATCAGGGAAAATGGTCCGGAGTTCAGTGAGGCGCAATGGTTCCCCTTGCATAAATTGCCCAAAACAATCGGTTTCCATCACCACCAGGTACTCAAAGATTTCATTAAAACGCGCTTACCTTATTCCATTAAAATAATATGA
- a CDS encoding GDP-mannose 4,6-dehydratase has protein sequence MTKILITGGAGSVGFHLSLHLLKTYGPDTELVLVDNLQRGAMDNDLKKLLEDPRVRFLNLDLTDQSSYKEFGSGYDHVYHLAAVNGTKYFYQMPHETSRINLLTLIYILEWFRTENPQGKLCFTSSNEAYAGGLNAFGILAIPTPENVPLVIEDPFNPRWSYAATKLMGEVLMIHYAAMYNLRALIVRPHNFYGPRAGYDHVIPEFSMRILDRIDPFPIYGADDTRTFCYIEDAVRAMQMLMDSAKTDKQPIEVVHIGDTEEIMIRDLAEKMFTVAEWKPKTTEIKDSPHGSVKRRLADVTKLKNLVGWKPEVTLDEGLKKTFEWYREHPKKF, from the coding sequence ATGACAAAAATACTTATCACGGGCGGCGCCGGGTCTGTAGGTTTCCATCTTTCTCTGCATTTATTAAAAACGTACGGTCCGGACACGGAATTGGTGCTGGTAGACAACCTCCAGCGCGGCGCAATGGATAATGACTTAAAAAAACTCTTGGAAGACCCGAGGGTGCGTTTTTTGAATCTTGATCTTACTGACCAGTCTTCATACAAAGAATTTGGGAGTGGGTATGATCACGTATATCACCTCGCTGCGGTAAACGGAACAAAGTACTTCTATCAAATGCCGCACGAAACTTCACGTATCAATCTTCTGACACTCATCTATATTCTGGAGTGGTTTAGAACCGAAAATCCACAGGGGAAACTCTGCTTCACCTCTTCAAATGAAGCATACGCGGGCGGATTAAATGCGTTCGGAATACTTGCCATCCCAACACCGGAAAATGTACCGCTTGTTATTGAGGACCCCTTTAACCCTCGGTGGTCATACGCCGCGACAAAACTCATGGGTGAAGTGCTCATGATCCATTATGCGGCCATGTACAACCTTCGTGCGCTCATCGTGCGCCCGCACAACTTTTACGGTCCGCGGGCAGGTTACGACCACGTAATCCCTGAATTTTCCATGCGTATTTTGGATCGTATTGATCCGTTCCCTATTTACGGCGCGGATGACACAAGAACATTTTGTTACATTGAAGACGCAGTTCGCGCCATGCAAATGCTCATGGACTCAGCGAAGACCGACAAGCAACCGATTGAAGTTGTGCATATCGGGGATACAGAGGAAATCATGATACGTGATCTTGCGGAAAAAATGTTCACTGTTGCGGAATGGAAACCAAAAACGACAGAAATCAAAGATTCACCGCACGGAAGCGTGAAGCGACGACTCGCGGACGTAACAAAATTAAAAAATCTTGTCGGATGGAAACCTGAAGTTACTTTGGATGAAGGGTTAAAGAAAACTTTTGAATGGTATCGGGAGCATCCGAAAAAATTCTAG